A single window of [Clostridium] hylemonae DSM 15053 DNA harbors:
- a CDS encoding carboxymuconolactone decarboxylase family protein yields MSITVASKKYHEKMFPGYRSSFLETDPEFIERFDNFAFDEVVNQDDLDDKTRFMAILATLLGCQGMDEFRAMLPAAMNFGVTPVEVKEIVYQAVDYLGIGRVFPFLKITNEVLAEQGVELPLPGQATTTTENRLEAGEKAQMDIMGDGMRGFWKSGPEESRHINTWLTDNCFGDYYTRTGLTYQQREMITFCFLSAQGGCEPQLTSHAGANMRIGNDKAFLIKVISQCIPYIGYPRCLNALHCVNEAEKKV; encoded by the coding sequence ATGAGCATTACGGTAGCTTCAAAAAAATATCATGAGAAAATGTTTCCGGGGTATCGCTCCAGCTTTTTAGAGACGGACCCGGAGTTTATTGAACGGTTTGACAATTTCGCCTTTGACGAGGTGGTAAACCAGGATGATCTGGACGATAAAACCCGGTTCATGGCGATTCTGGCTACTCTGCTCGGCTGCCAGGGAATGGATGAATTTCGTGCCATGCTCCCCGCCGCGATGAACTTCGGCGTCACGCCGGTGGAAGTAAAGGAAATCGTCTACCAGGCGGTGGATTACCTGGGCATCGGCAGGGTGTTCCCCTTCCTGAAAATCACCAATGAAGTGCTGGCAGAACAAGGCGTGGAACTCCCCCTGCCCGGTCAGGCCACAACGACCACGGAAAATCGTCTGGAGGCCGGCGAAAAGGCACAGATGGACATTATGGGCGATGGCATGAGGGGCTTCTGGAAGTCAGGCCCGGAGGAAAGCCGCCACATCAATACCTGGCTGACCGACAACTGCTTTGGCGATTACTACACCCGCACGGGCCTTACCTATCAACAACGGGAAATGATTACCTTCTGCTTCCTCTCCGCGCAGGGCGGCTGTGAGCCGCAGCTTACCTCTCATGCGGGCGCAAATATGAGAATTGGAAATGATAAGGCGTTCCTAATCAAAGTCATTTCACAGTGCATCCCTTACATCGGCTATCCCCGCTGCCTGAACGCGCTGCACTGTGTAAACGAAGCGGAAAAGAAAGTGTGA
- a CDS encoding flavodoxin: MKTLIAYFSRKGNNYVGGSIVNLPVGNTEVAAKKIAALTGGDLFEIKTVHSYSEDYTACTEEAQQELQAKARPELASDIPDISAYDVVYLGYPNWWGTAPMGVFTFLENADFYGKTIKPFCTHEGSGMGRSETDIKKACPSAKVDKGLAIRGGGVSRADKDIESWVR; the protein is encoded by the coding sequence ATGAAAACTTTAATTGCGTATTTTTCCCGTAAAGGAAATAACTATGTCGGCGGCAGTATTGTCAATCTCCCCGTGGGGAACACCGAAGTCGCGGCAAAGAAGATTGCCGCGCTGACTGGCGGAGACCTGTTTGAAATCAAAACGGTTCACTCGTATTCGGAAGATTACACTGCCTGCACCGAGGAGGCTCAACAGGAGCTGCAGGCAAAGGCCCGCCCGGAGTTGGCATCAGATATTCCTGACATTTCTGCTTATGATGTGGTGTATCTGGGCTATCCCAACTGGTGGGGAACCGCACCGATGGGGGTCTTTACCTTTTTGGAAAACGCCGACTTTTACGGCAAGACCATCAAGCCGTTCTGCACCCACGAAGGCAGCGGCATGGGCCGCAGCGAAACAGATATTAAAAAGGCATGTCCGTCCGCCAAGGTCGATAAAGGGCTTGCGATTCGAGGCGGCGGCGTCAGCCGTGCTGACAAGGATATTGAAAGCTGGGTGAGATGA